A segment of the Neochlamydia sp. S13 genome:
GAACAAATCATGGATCCAAATCTTAGTATCGCCCAAGATTGTTGTAGCATTGCAAGCTCTTACCAAACGGTACGTTATGGTAATATCTATAACAATCTAGCGAATATGCATAGCTTTAACGTCCATACTCCTTGGAAAAAACTGTCTGAAAAAGCTAAAAAAGTTTTTCTTTACGGTGTGGAAAAGAAGTGGACCCGAATGCATTTTGTTCATCCTATTACAGGGGCAAAGTGGGTAGATAATATTCAATGGAAAGGCGTCTTGCATGAAGCGCATACTCGCTTTGCTGAAGCCAAGAGCGATTCATATCGCACCAAAATGCTTAAACTTATGCATACGCAAAGATGTCCTGCTTGCAATGGTGAACGCTTAAAGCCCTATCCTGCTGCGACCCTACTCAACGGCAAGCGTATTAGCCAATTAGGAGCTATGACTATTGCTGAGTGTTACGAATTTTTTAGCAATCTTCCCCTGTCTGCTCAGGATGAGCTAATAGCTGCTGAATTAATTAAGGAGATTCGTGAGCGTTTACAATTTTTGATTGAAGTGGGCTTACATTATTTGAATTTGGACAGGACAGCGCCTACTCTTTCTGGAGGAGAGGCTCAACGCGTACGTCTAGCCTCTCAAATTGGCTGCGGATTAGTAGGTATTACTTATGTTTTAGATGAACCTTCGATCGGCTTGCATCCTCGTGATAATAAAAAGTTGATAGCTACGCTTAAACGTCTACGCGATATGGGTAATACCGTTATCGTGGTGGAGCATGACGAGGAAACCATTTGGGAAGCTGATCATATTGTAGACTTTGGACCTGGGCCAGGTACCCGAGGAGGTGAAATTGTCTACAAAGGAGATGTTAAAGGCTTGCTAGAGAGCGAAAAATCCCTTACAGGACAATATCTATCGGGAAGATTAGCCATTGCAATTCCTAAAAAGCGCCGCAAGATAAAGAAAGAACATATCTTAATAAAAGGAGCTACTCATCACAATTTAAAGAATGTAGATGCTAAAATACCTTTAGGAGTTTTCATTGCTGTAACGGGCGTCTCCGGCTCTGGAAAATCTTCACTCATCACCGATATTCTCTATCCTGCCCTATCGAATGCACTCCATGAAAGCGAATATCCTGTAGGCGGCCATAAAGAAATCGTAGGGATAGATAAAATTGACAAAGTCATTGCTATTGATCAATCGCCTATTGGGCGCAACCCTCGTTCTAACCCTGCTACCTATATCAAACTTTTTGATGATATTCGCGATTTATTCACTCAATTACCTGAAAGCCAAGCTCGTGGATATAAGCCGGGAAGATTCAGCTTTAATGTCAAGGAAGGCTCTTGCCCTCAATGTGGAGGCATGGGCATGGTGAAAATTGATATGGATTTCATGGAAGATGCTTGGATTGATTGCCCGCTGTGTAAAAAAAGGCGTTTTGATCAAGAAACCCTTTCAGTACTCTACAAGGGTAAAAGTATTTATGATGTGCTAGAGATGGAGGTCCTCGAAGCATTAGAATTTTTTGCTAATATTCCTTCTATTTACCATAAACTAGAAACACTTCAAAAAGTGGGAATGGAATATATTAAGCTAGGCCAATCATCCACGACTTTATCAGGTGGAGAAGCACAACGTATCAAATTAGCTAAAGAGCTTGCTAGGCCTGCCTCAGGACACACTTTCTATATTTTTGATGAGCCCACGACCGGTCTTCATTTTCATGATATTAAGCATTTGCTGACAGTGCTGCAAGAACTTGTAGACCGCGGCCACACTGTTTTAGTCATTGAACATAATATGGATATTGTCAAAACGGCGGATTGGATTATTGACATAGGCCCTGAAGGAGGAATTCACGGAGGAAAAATCTTTGCTGCAGGCACACCTGAGCAAATCGCCCGTTTAGAGAGCCCTACAGGTCGTGCCCTCCAAGAGATCTTGCATCATGATATAGCAGAACGTATCACCAAAGCTGTGCAAGCCTCAAAGCATAACCTTATCCATTACAAAGAACGTCAAAAACATTTTATCAAAGAAATTACTGTAACTGATGCGGAGCAAAATAATCTTAAAAGCATTTCGTTGAGTATTCCTCGAGAAAAAATCACTATATGTACAGGCCCTTCAGGGTCAGGAAAAACCTCTTTAGCCTTTGACACTATCTATGCCGAAGGGCAAAGACGTTATATCGATTCCCTTTCCCCTTACGCACGCCAATTTGTTAAGCAGATGCCTAAGCCTAAGGTAGGTTATGTAGGAGGGCTTTCACCCGCGATTGCTATTGAGCAAAAAGCGCACGCAGGTAATCCTCGCAGCACAATTGGCACTATGACTGAGTTGTATGACTATCTGCGCATCCTTTATGCACGCATGGGAACGCCTCACTGCCCAGAAACAGGTGAGGTGATTAAAGCGATTAGCAAAGATCATGTAGTGGATCGTGTGATGAACTATCCTTTAGGAGAAAAAATCCAAGTTTTAGCTCCTATTGAAGGGAAAAAAAATGAACGATTTGAAGAAGTTATCTCTCGTCTTCAACGGCAAGGTTTCCTACGCGTGCGCCTAAATGGTGAATTTTTTGATCTAGAGCAAGAAGGTCTTAGCTTAGCTTTCGATCGTAAACGCAAAAATGAGTTATTATTAGTTATCGACCGCTTAAAGATCAATCCCACGATTAAAAACCGCCTAGCAGAAGCGGTGGAGACAGCTACCCATATAAGCGGTGGCAAAATTGTTATTCTTCGTGAAAACCAGCAAAATGTCTTTTTCAATTTAGCATTTGCTGTAGAAAGCACAGGAAAATCTTATCCAGAAATAACCCCTCATACCTTTGCTTTTAACAATGCTGAAGGAATGTGCCCGGAGTGCTTGGGTTTAGGATATCAATATGGCGCTAATTTAATACAAAAGCCTGAGATGATGGAACAATCGGTTGCCGGCCTGATGTATTATCTATGGCAGGATCTTTATAACTCTGCTGCCTTTGCTTGGGTAGAAGCATTTTTGGAAGCAGAGGGTATTGATCTGCTCGCTCCTCTTTTTATGCTACCTACTAAACAGCTCCACCTGATTTTAAATGGCTCCCCTGAAGATAAGTGGTATACAGCTACAAACGGCTTAAAATTTCGCTGGACAGGAATCAACCATGTATTAGCCAAGGCTGGGCGCAGTGCACAATCTCCACTACGCGAACTTATTACACCTCTTTTGGAAGAGCATAAATGCATTTCCTGTCAAGGAGATAGACTCAACGCTTTAGCTCGCCATGTGACTATTCAAGGCCTATCTATTAGCAAATTATGTAGTATGCCTGTGGATAACTCTCTTAATTTCATTGAAAAACTTGTCATTAGCCAACAAGACAATAAAATTTTGGAAGAAGTTCACCTTCAACTTCTCAATAGATTACGTTTTCTAGCGGCAGTAGGTCTAGGCTATATAGCCTTAGATCGGCGTGCACCCACTTTAAGTGGCGGCGAGGCACAGCGTATTCGCCTGGCGCGCCAATTAGGAAGTGGACTAACAGGAGTATTGTATGTTCTAGATGAGCCTACGATCGGCTTACATCCAAGAGATAATGAGCGCTTAAATCTAGCCCTCGAGCAACTTAAGGAACTTGGTAACACTTTACTAATGGTCGAACATGATCCTTTAACGATCGCAAAAGCTGATTATATTCTCGATTTTGGTCCTCAGGCAGGAACCTTAGGCGGCCATGTCACGGCACAAGGAACTTTTAAACAGATTATAAAAAACCCACGCTCACTGACAGGTAAGTATTTATCCGGCAAGCTCACTATTCCCATGCTTGCAAAAAGGCGCTCTCTTAAAAATGGCATGCTACAAATCAGGGAAGCTAAAGTCAACAATTTAAAATCTATCCATCTAGATATCCCTATAGGCGCTCTTACCATTTTAACAGGGGTTTCCGGTTCAGGTAAATCTACGTTGATGCACCAAGTTATTCAACCAGCAGTCCAAAAAGGCCTTTATAAATCTTATGAAATTTCTGCCGATATAGCAAAAGTGGAAGGAATTGAAAATTTTGATAAAGTGATTACTATTGATCAAAACCCTTTAGGCCATACCGTGCGCTCAGATGTAGGAACTTACGTCGACCTACTGGCACGCTTACGTGATTTCTTTTCCTCTCTTCCTGCTGCCAAGGCCAAAGGATTACAAGGTAAGCACTTTAGCTATAATCATCGAAGGGGTATGTGCACCCATTGTTGGGGAATGGGCTATAAACGTATCGAAATGCATTTTTTACCCCCTATACGGGTAGCGTGTGAAGAGTGTCAGGGTCAACGCTTAAATCCTGTTAGCTTAGAAATTACTTATAAAGGAAAAAATTTTGGCCAATACCTAAGCTTAACCATTAACGAAGCACGCCATGTATTCGAAAGTCATCCTCGCATTGCTAAGATTTTAGATACATTAATTGCGGTAGGTTTAGGCTATTTGAAATTAGGCCAAGAAACCGTAAGTTTATCGGGTGGAGAGGCCCAACGTCTTAAGTTGAGTCGTGAGCTTACCAAACGCTCTACAGGTAAGACTCTTTACCTATTAGATGAACCTACGACAGGGCTACATAGCGATGACATTAAAAAATTATTGATAGTTTTACATAAGTTAGTAGATAAAGGCAACACGATGATTGTCATTGAACATAATATAGATGTCATTAAAAATGGAGACTTTATCGTTGATTTAGGGCCAGAAGCAGGAGAAAGAGGAGGAGAAATTGTTGCAATCGGTACCCCCGAAGAAATTGCTCAAAACCCCACCTCTATTACCGGAAAATATTTAAAAAATTTAATTTAAAAAATTACCCTTAACTCTCTGCTCACTGGGCCTTAGACTTTCCTATTCATTTAAGACTACAAATTAGCTGTTCACTATTTTAAAAATTAATTTCAATATGCATTCAGCTTATCTCTTATTTTTGCTATTAATGCATACAGTTTTACCTTTAAAGGCTGGAACAATCCCTATCGAATTAGAGATAGCCTTTACGGAGGAAGAGCGCGCCTGGGGCTTAATGCAACGCTCCCATCTACCAGAGAATCGAGGAATGTTGTTTTACTTTCCTAAAGGGAATCTTTGGATGTTCAATACTTTAATAGACCTTTCAGCAGCTTTCTTAGATGACAAAGGTAGCATCTTAGAGATAGCCGAGCTAAAATCTTATCCTGAAATGATGGATCCCCATAGACCTGTAAATAAATTAAGCGAGATGTGGAAATATCCTGCAGATGATAAAATATTTTTATTCTTTTTGCAAAAAAGTAAAGCTCTACCTACGGGAACTTATTATATTTTAGAGATGAATAAAAAATGGTTCAAAAAAAAGGGAGTAACTGTAGGAGACAAAGTCGTGTGGCATTTAAATTCTTCCCAAGCCTCTATAGTAAAGCTCTCTTCCCCTTCGACAGGTAAATAAGCGCTTTAATTAAGAATGGTTAATCATATATTTAACCAAAAACGGAGCGACCATACGTTTTAAGGAAAAAAGCTTAAAAAAAGTATAAAAAAATATCTTTTTCTTTGGCAAAGGTGATTCATTAATTTTTTATTGATAGAAAATATTTCTCCCCTTAGATTAGAGAAATAAATTTAGCCCTAACATAAAAGTAGATAAACAACTAAGGACAGCATGGCAAAACCTCTCGTTACCAAAAAGAAAGCAGATGCAATCTCAAATGGAGCTTTTCTTGTAGGGCTTGGCATCTTATTATACACTCATGATTGGTGGCCAGGTATTCTCCTTGTCCTATGGATAGCCGTTCTATTAAGGCAGTATTTAACAGGAAGAGTTTATGATACAATTATTTCAACTATTATCCTGTTAGGCTTGTTTCTAGTCTCCTTTATCAAAATAAATTGGTCTGTCATCATTCCTATTTTATTTGTTATCGGGGGCACTTATCTAATATTCCGAGAATATTTTTATGCAGATGAAATCATAGAAGAGCAGATCCTAGATGAACGCTCTGATAGGGCTAACGAGCACAAGGAAGATTAACAAAACTTCTTTGAATGTCATTCAAGGCATAATACTTAAGCTGGCTATATTACCTATAGGCACGTGGCTATTACGAAGCAAAAAAGGGTAAGGTGTAGGTGGCAGCAGGCCCGCAAAAGCTTAATAAAAAAGAGTAGGGGCTTTTTGCTCTTGAAGCTAGCGAATAATTATTTAAAAGCCTATTTAGAAGCAAGAGGCCCTAGCATCAATAATACTTAGCAGCAAGCTCCATTTTACTTAAGCTTTATCTAGCAAATAGGTTAGTGGATGAAGCTTATATCCATTATACGATTATGGCTACGGCTGATGAAAGTTCATAGGCAAGCTACTTCTTGCCAAGGGGACTTTTAAGCAACTCTAAAAAATCTAAAAAAAATAAATTTTTCTTATACGTAAGGCTTTAAAAAATATTGTGGAATTTTACTGTTCATATTGTCATCATCAATTTTCTCTTGAAAATCCCTCAGAGAAAGGTCGGCCAAAATTTTGCCCTTACTGCTCAACGCCCTTTCATAAAAAGCTTCAAGCTAAATCTCTGCCCCCTAATAAGCTGCCTCATGAGGAAGGCGATACAATGGCAACGGAAGCAGCCACTTCTTTTGTTTCCAGCCATCTGCCTGAAGAAAAGCAAGTTCAATTTTCTATCGGTAATTACAAAATCCTCGAAAGTATCGGCAAAGGAGGGATGGGAGAAGTTTTTTTAGCTTATGATACCTCCTGTGGACGCCGCCTAGCCCTTAAACGTATTCGTGAAGATCTACTTCAACATCCTCAAGTTCATCATCGTTTTTTAAAAGAAGCGCACATTACAAGCCAGCTGACTCATCCTGCTATTATTCCTATTTATTCTATTTATGCAGAGAAAAACCAGGCTTACTACACCATGCCTTTTGTGGAAGGAGAAACCCTAAAACAAGTTTTAAAGAATGCTAGGAAGCAAGATAAGTTAGGTCTAAAATCAGGACAAACTAGTTCAATACCCTCCTTGATGCGCATTTTTCTTAGTCTATGCCAAGCAGTGGCGTATGCTCATTCCAAAGGTATTCTTCATAGAGATCTTAAACTTGAAAATGTCATTGTAGGAAAATATGGCGAAACGGTGATCCTTGATTGGGGGCTAGCTCATCTTTTAAGAGCAGAAAGTGCAGAAGAGGAAATTTATCAAGAGCCTTCGCCAGATCTTAAACAGGGTTCTTTATATCATATTACGCGCCTTGGAAAAGTTGTGGGAACTATCGCTTATATGGCACCCGAAAGGGCTTTAGGCCAGCCAGCCACCTTTCAGACAGATATTTATTCACTGGGAGTGATTTTATACCAGATGTTAACCTTAAGGCATCCTTTCAAAAGAGGTTCTTTAAAAGACTTTAGAAAAAATATGGCTCAAGAAAAGCTGTATGATCCTTTGGAAGTAGCTCCTTATCGTGATGTACCACGTATCCTCTCTAGAATTTCTTTAAAGTGTCTTGCTGTAGCCTTAGACCAACGTTATTCAACGGTTGACGATGTGATTCATGATCTAGAAACCTACCTCGAAGGCCGTTCTGAATGGTTTCAGATAACAGAATTACAAATAAGCAATAAAAACGACTGGGAATTTCAAGAAAATGTTTTAATTGCTGAATATACTGCCATTACGCGCGGGACGGAAATTTCTGATTGGGTCAGCTTGATGATTTCTAAAGATTCTTTCGCAGAAAATACTAAAATTGAAGCGCATGTTAAACTAGGAAAAAAATGCCACGGCATTGGCTTTCTTCTTAGTATTCCAGAAATTGCTGAGCGCGCGCACCTAAATGATGGCTATTGTTTATGGCTAGGTTCTCAATCTCATCGTTCCACGAAGCTGCTGCGCTCGGCAGTAGAGGTGATGCATCACCCTGATATTTTTTTGCAAGGAGAGGAGTGGTACCATATTCGCATCGAAAAAATCGATCAAAATATTCACTTTTATTTAAATAACATTCATCAATTTTCATATATAAGTCATTTACCGTTAGCGGGCACTCACCTGGGGCTGCTGTCGAGCGACGCTGATTATGAAATTTCACCTCTTAGTATTTCAGTAGGAAGCCTTAATATCCGGGTTAATTGCCTGGCAGTTCCTGATGCGTTTCTTGCTCATAAAGATTATACCACAGCTTTAAGTGAATATCGACGTATCGGCTACTCCTTTCCGGGAACGGCTGAAGGCAGAGAAGCTATGTTTAGAGCTGGGATAACACTTCTTGAGCAAGCTCGCAACAATCATAGCGCAGAAAAAAAACAGCAACTTTATGAAGACTCTTTAGAAGAATTCTGGAAATTGCATTCTACTCCTGGTGCCCCCCTAGAATATTTAGGTAAAGCTCTCGTTTATCAGGCGTTAGATGACCCCGATGAAGAAATCAAATGTTTTGAGCTAGCGTATCGTCGCTACCCTCAACATCCTCTTCTTCCAGTGCTTGAAGAACAAATCCTTTATCGCATGCTTGAAAGTTCCAGGCATAATCGTAAAGCTACCTATCAATTTATATTATTTGTTCTACGCTACCTTCCTTCTATCATCTCGCAAAACAATGTTAGAAAGCTATTTCATAGCTTGCAAAGGCATTGGGAGCCCTTACATTTTATGTTAAATGAAAAGGAGATTGCTAAATCTGAAAAATTGAAAAATTTTGACTTTGCTATCCATCTTGCCTTTTGGACAGCCAAGCCTTATACCTTAAGTGAAATCCTAGATGATCTTACTAAGCTTGAGCCTATTCCCTTAACCTTATGCACTAACGCTATTTATGCTCTTATCGAGCTTGGCAGCTATGCCCTTGCCAAAGTTAAGTTGAACGAGTTAAATAAAAAAATTTCTTCTTCTCAAGTGCTTTTACATGAAACAGAGCTTCTTACAATTGCTATAAAAGTTTACCAGCAGCCTATCGAAAAATGTTTGGATCAACTACTTACACTATTACCTAAGCGCTCCCTTGAAAAAAGCGAGCTTCGAGCTTTAACCCATCTTATCAGATTTGCCATTAAGAAACACAACTACCCTTTTATTTTCGAAGCCGTAAAAAAAATGCATTCCTTTACCTTAGATACCGAAACTTCTATTGGGCTTAATTGTGCCTTGATTTTTGCTCATCTTGCTGAAAAAAATTGGGAAAAAGCGGGTGAATTGCTGCAACAATATCCTCTTGAAATTATCAATCAAGAGTGGCATCCTCTCCACCTATTCTACGGCATATGGCTATACATGACTAAAGGCAAAGAAAGAGCCTACCTACACTTTTCAGAGGTATTAGAGGCTCCTTTTCCTCGTTCGTGGACTCTATTTAGCCATATGATGACTTTTAAAATCGATGAAAATCCTGCCTGGTTGAATAAAGCTTTCGCGTGGGAAAAGCGTCAACTCTATTCACAAGCCGCCTTTTTTTTCCATTGTATTGGCGATCAAGAAAAACATGCTTATTACTCTCGCCTTGAAGCCCAGCAATATGTTTATGCTAAAGTCTAGAGCTAGTCTCTTTTTCATCTATCGCTAAGAATCTTTAAGCTAGCTAGGCAAACCATCATCTTTCAAGAATTATTCTTAAAAGAAGATAGGCGTCAATTAAGCTAACCAAGCTTACAGAAATGGACCCCTATAAATTTATAGTTTATTGATTTAATACCCATAAATAATTTCAAAATCAAACGCTCATAAAAAATTTTATCGAACCTAATCGTTTAAGCCCTGTTAATTATCTTAATCTACCCACCTTTTTTCTTAAAATTTTGTTTATCTAAGAAATTCATTATTTTCTAATTTTATTGCGATAGCCCATTTTTAAACCTTGGGTGCCCAGCTTGCTAAACACATCCTGTGAAAGGCACTTTTAATTTCCCCTCTTATTTATAGAAAAATAATTTTAAATATTTTAACAATTGTTTGTTAACCACTTACATTGCCTAGTTGCTTAGATTAAAATAAAAACAGCTTAGCTTCCTTAAAAATCTTACAAAATGCATCTATTAAAAAATCGCGGCTTAGCTATAATCATGCTCTTCTATAAAATTGAGAGTTTATGATGAGCCCATCCCCTTTTGAATCTACCGAACTACCTAAAGCTTATGAGGCCAAAAATGTTGATGCCAAGTGGTTTAGCTTTTGGGAAAGTAAAGGGTATTTTAGTGCTAATCCCAACTCTCCCAAAAAGCCTTTTTGTATTGTTATCCCTCCTCCTAACGTGACTGGTCAGCTTCATATGGGGCATGCACTTACTAATACTTTACAAGATGTTCTTATTCGCTGGAAACGCATGTCTGGATTTGAAGCTCTGTGGGTTCCAGGTACTGACCATGCAGGTATTTCTACTCAAACAGTGGTAGAACGCCATCTAATTAAAACTACTGGTAAAAAACGTAAAGATTTTTCCCGAGAAGAATTTCTACAACATGTTTGGAAATGGAAAGAAGAAAATGAAAGCCGTATAATCAACCAGCTAAAAAAAATGGGCTGTTCTTGTGATTGGGCACGCCAGCGCTTTACCCTCGATGAAGGAAACAACCGCGCAGTCAAAACGATGTTTAAAAAACTTTATGAGATGGGGTTGATCTATCGCGGAGATTATCTGGTAAATTGGGATCCTGTGACCCAAACCGCTCTTGCGGATGACGAGGTAGAATATGAAGAAAAGCAATCTTTTCTATGGTTTTTCCAGTATCCTTTAAGCGACGCTTCTGGTTTTGTAAGCTTTGCCACTACCCGTCCAGAAACTATGTTGGGAGATACAGCTCTTGCCGTATCCCCTAAAGATCCACGCTATGCACAGTGGATAGGTAAAACTGTCTATCACCCTTTAACTCAACAACATATTCCTCTGATTGCCGATCATCTTGTAGATCCTGACTTTGGAACGGGAGTGGTCAAAATTACACCTGCACACGATCCTATCGACTATCAAATAGGTTTATCCCATCATCTTCCTTTTATTAATATCATGACACCCGATGGTAAAATTAACGAAAAAGGCGGAAAGTATGCAGGGTTATCTATGGAAGAAGCACGCCAAGCGGTGATAGAGGAGATGCAACAGCAAGGCCTTTTAAAGCAAGTAGTTCCTCATCTTCACCGAGTAGGAGTTTCTTACCGTTCTAAAGCCATTATTCAGCCCTACATGTCTAAGCAATGGTTTATCAAGATGGAGGGCTTCGCTAAAAAATTACGTGCTGCTTTGACCGAAGAACGCATCCATTTTATTCCTAAAAATTGGGAAAACACCTATCTCCATTGGATAGATAATTTACGTGACTGGTGCATTAGCCGACAGCTATGGTGGGGACATCGCATCCCTGTATGGTATCATCGTAAAAATCCTGAAAATATTATCTGCTATGAAGGAGAAGGGCTGCCTCCGGAAATTGAAAAAAATCCATGCGATTGGGTGCAGGAAGAAGATGTGTTGGATACCTGGTTTTCATCAGGCCTTTGGCCCTTTGCAGCCTTAGGATGGCCAGAACAGAACGCTGTACTTAAAAAGTTTTATCCTAATTCCGTGTTAATTACTGGTCATGATATTTTATTTTTCTGGGTAGCCCGTATGATTTTTATGGGTGAGCAGGCGATGGAACAAGTTCCTTTTCCTGATATTTATCTGCATGGCTTGATTTACGGCAAATCTTATTGGAGAAAGACAGCAGAAGGAGGAATCTCCTATCTTACCGATAAAGAACGCTTAGAGTATGATCTAGGTAAGCCGACCCCTCCCGATGTCCAATCAAATTGGGAAAAAATGTCCAAAACTAAAGGCAACGTCATTGATCCTTTAGAAATCATCGATGAGTATGGCACGGATGCGATGCGCATGGCTTTATGTGCTAGTGCTAATCAAGCGCGCGAGATCGATTTAGATCGACGACGTTTTGAAGAATTTCGTAATTTTGCTAACAAAATTTGGAATGGGGCCCGCTTTATTTTTATGAATCTTCAGGGAGAGCATTCTTTAAGCCCCGAAGAATTCGCTCAAGGACTTAATAAAAATATCCTTGCTCTAGAAGATCGCTGGATTCTTTCTGTACTTAATCGCGTGGTCGATAAGGTTAATACTAAATTAGCTCATTATCAATTTGATCAAGCTGCCATGGAAGCCTACGATTTTTTCTGGAAAGAGTTTTGTTCTTATTATCTTGAGATCGCCAAACCCATACTTTTTGGTAAACAAGGAACAAGCGAAGACCGAAAAAACAAACAAAAGCTGTTAGCTATTGTACTTTGCCAGTCAATGCGTCTTATCCATCCTATGGCACCTTTTATCAGTGAAGAACTCTTTCAGCAACTCAAGCGTCTGCTAGGGACTAGCCCAAGGCATACAGACGCGGATCTTTATACGCAAGAAGCTATAGAGGCATTGCAGAGTCCAGCCTGTATTGTTGCCCCCTATCCCCAAGTGACTAATAAGCTAGATTGCCATGCTGAAATCGATCATGCTTTTAATATTATTGAAAATGTTGTTTACCTCATTCGTAACTTGCGAGGTGAAATGAAGCTACCTCTTAATACAGTTACCAATGTGCACATCGTAGGAAAAGAAGACGATAAACTTCTTCCTTTAATTAAAGAAAATACAAGCATTATTAAAGCATTGATAAAAATTAACGAATTTCAGCTCCACTATGTAGAGAAAGAATTTGGACTTTCCTCCTCTACCTTCTATCAAAGTCTTAAGATCATTATTCCTATACCCGAAGAACTCATGAAGCAGGAAAAAGCTCGCCTGTTGAAAGAAAAAGAGCGCTTAAATTTGGCCATTGATAAAATTAATATACAATTGGCTAATCATGACTTTGTAGCCAAAGCTCCTGCCCCCTTGATTCAAAAACATACAGAGCAATTGGCACAAGCCAAGAAAAGCTTAGAGGAAGTTACTACAAAGCTAAGCCAATTGACATAAATACAAGAAAACTTAAGATTCACGCCTATTAAAAATTGTTTAAGAAATTTTATCTGCCTACTAGGTAGATAAACTTTTTGAACTGACTTAAATAAATAAGTCGATGCACCCTTTTTAGTATAAATAAATTTTACTTATACGCTTTAAAAAAAGTCGAGTAGCGCGAGGGGATCACACCCTCACGCTCTCACAGTTCCGTACGTGAGCCTCTCAGCTCATACGGCTCCTATTGTCTAGTCGCAGGTATGGCGCCCATTTTCCAGTGAGCAAATAGCTGAGGTTCTCGTTTTGCGATCCCTCCCAACCAATGCATTGCCCTTCTGCTGTGGCCTCTTAACTTCTTGTATTTCCTTTCCGCCCACCTTGCTAATGTACGGTTTGCAACATTGAAAATTTG
Coding sequences within it:
- the uvrA gene encoding excinuclease ABC subunit UvrA is translated as MDHKQIILKNVKVHNLKAVDLQLNTNELIVFSGVSGSGKSSLAFDTIYMEGQRRYVESLSTFARRQLGEMAKPDLEHASGISPTISIEQKTAGRNPRSTVGTMTEIYDYLRVLYARVGIPHCPVSGEPVAPQSRERIIKSIQSLPSNTKLIVLAPYAKAKKAEFKEDFQDLMRKGFTKARVDGKIVTLQHESGLDGSVSHDVDVVIDRLAINMENNSRIAEAITTALDLGNGVCSILDVQTDEEKLFSTHAYSPKSGLSYSSLEPHDFSFNSPSGACPSCNGLGIVNEFDLEQIMDPNLSIAQDCCSIASSYQTVRYGNIYNNLANMHSFNVHTPWKKLSEKAKKVFLYGVEKKWTRMHFVHPITGAKWVDNIQWKGVLHEAHTRFAEAKSDSYRTKMLKLMHTQRCPACNGERLKPYPAATLLNGKRISQLGAMTIAECYEFFSNLPLSAQDELIAAELIKEIRERLQFLIEVGLHYLNLDRTAPTLSGGEAQRVRLASQIGCGLVGITYVLDEPSIGLHPRDNKKLIATLKRLRDMGNTVIVVEHDEETIWEADHIVDFGPGPGTRGGEIVYKGDVKGLLESEKSLTGQYLSGRLAIAIPKKRRKIKKEHILIKGATHHNLKNVDAKIPLGVFIAVTGVSGSGKSSLITDILYPALSNALHESEYPVGGHKEIVGIDKIDKVIAIDQSPIGRNPRSNPATYIKLFDDIRDLFTQLPESQARGYKPGRFSFNVKEGSCPQCGGMGMVKIDMDFMEDAWIDCPLCKKRRFDQETLSVLYKGKSIYDVLEMEVLEALEFFANIPSIYHKLETLQKVGMEYIKLGQSSTTLSGGEAQRIKLAKELARPASGHTFYIFDEPTTGLHFHDIKHLLTVLQELVDRGHTVLVIEHNMDIVKTADWIIDIGPEGGIHGGKIFAAGTPEQIARLESPTGRALQEILHHDIAERITKAVQASKHNLIHYKERQKHFIKEITVTDAEQNNLKSISLSIPREKITICTGPSGSGKTSLAFDTIYAEGQRRYIDSLSPYARQFVKQMPKPKVGYVGGLSPAIAIEQKAHAGNPRSTIGTMTELYDYLRILYARMGTPHCPETGEVIKAISKDHVVDRVMNYPLGEKIQVLAPIEGKKNERFEEVISRLQRQGFLRVRLNGEFFDLEQEGLSLAFDRKRKNELLLVIDRLKINPTIKNRLAEAVETATHISGGKIVILRENQQNVFFNLAFAVESTGKSYPEITPHTFAFNNAEGMCPECLGLGYQYGANLIQKPEMMEQSVAGLMYYLWQDLYNSAAFAWVEAFLEAEGIDLLAPLFMLPTKQLHLILNGSPEDKWYTATNGLKFRWTGINHVLAKAGRSAQSPLRELITPLLEEHKCISCQGDRLNALARHVTIQGLSISKLCSMPVDNSLNFIEKLVISQQDNKILEEVHLQLLNRLRFLAAVGLGYIALDRRAPTLSGGEAQRIRLARQLGSGLTGVLYVLDEPTIGLHPRDNERLNLALEQLKELGNTLLMVEHDPLTIAKADYILDFGPQAGTLGGHVTAQGTFKQIIKNPRSLTGKYLSGKLTIPMLAKRRSLKNGMLQIREAKVNNLKSIHLDIPIGALTILTGVSGSGKSTLMHQVIQPAVQKGLYKSYEISADIAKVEGIENFDKVITIDQNPLGHTVRSDVGTYVDLLARLRDFFSSLPAAKAKGLQGKHFSYNHRRGMCTHCWGMGYKRIEMHFLPPIRVACEECQGQRLNPVSLEITYKGKNFGQYLSLTINEARHVFESHPRIAKILDTLIAVGLGYLKLGQETVSLSGGEAQRLKLSRELTKRSTGKTLYLLDEPTTGLHSDDIKKLLIVLHKLVDKGNTMIVIEHNIDVIKNGDFIVDLGPEAGERGGEIVAIGTPEEIAQNPTSITGKYLKNLI
- a CDS encoding DUF192 domain-containing protein; the protein is MHSAYLLFLLLMHTVLPLKAGTIPIELEIAFTEEERAWGLMQRSHLPENRGMLFYFPKGNLWMFNTLIDLSAAFLDDKGSILEIAELKSYPEMMDPHRPVNKLSEMWKYPADDKIFLFFLQKSKALPTGTYYILEMNKKWFKKKGVTVGDKVVWHLNSSQASIVKLSSPSTGK